Proteins from a single region of Desulfobacter postgatei 2ac9:
- the amrB gene encoding AmmeMemoRadiSam system protein B, with the protein MGLKKMAFAGSWYPGSADQCRSALERFNDDLRAEADTKTLNNPVAGIVPHAGWIYSGKLACRVFAALAHGRRAVETIVLFGVHMHADSPSFVLDCTAVDTPLGAIEIDKAFTGRLVKQAAAANVDLKQLTPARFPEENTLELQYPFIKYFFPKARIVVCAVPPSDAAQALGIIVVEVAQELDRSVAVVGSTDMTHYGPRFGFEPAGSGKAAFDWVAKENDAAAIKALTAMDEKQIIHQGLSRHNMCCAGAACAAVAAAKKMGAVKGVCLDYASSFDPLEPTSDFVGYCGMIFGA; encoded by the coding sequence ATGGGTCTAAAAAAAATGGCATTTGCCGGATCATGGTATCCGGGATCAGCTGACCAGTGCCGGTCTGCTCTTGAACGGTTTAACGATGATCTTAGAGCAGAAGCAGATACAAAAACTTTGAATAATCCTGTGGCGGGCATTGTTCCCCATGCAGGCTGGATTTACTCGGGGAAATTGGCCTGCCGGGTGTTCGCGGCACTGGCCCATGGCCGCCGGGCTGTGGAGACCATTGTTCTTTTCGGGGTTCACATGCATGCCGATTCCCCGTCCTTTGTTCTGGACTGCACAGCCGTTGATACCCCTTTGGGCGCCATTGAAATTGATAAGGCGTTCACAGGTCGGCTGGTTAAGCAAGCCGCCGCCGCAAATGTTGACCTGAAGCAATTGACACCCGCACGATTCCCCGAAGAAAACACCCTGGAACTGCAATATCCTTTTATAAAATATTTTTTCCCAAAAGCCCGGATTGTGGTGTGTGCCGTGCCGCCTTCGGATGCGGCGCAAGCATTGGGGATAATCGTAGTTGAGGTTGCACAAGAGTTGGACCGCTCCGTGGCGGTGGTAGGTTCCACCGACATGACCCATTACGGGCCGCGATTCGGATTTGAACCGGCTGGATCAGGCAAGGCTGCATTTGATTGGGTTGCAAAGGAAAATGACGCGGCCGCCATTAAGGCGTTAACAGCCATGGATGAAAAGCAGATTATTCACCAGGGACTGTCGCGCCATAACATGTGCTGTGCCGGTGCAGCGTGTGCGGCTGTGGCTGCTGCAAAAAAAATGGGCGCAGTCAAAGGTGTCTGCCTTGACTACGCCTCAAGTTTCGATCCGTTGGAGCCCACCTCTGATTTTGTGGGATATTGCGGCATGATTTTTGGTGCATAG
- a CDS encoding DUF2786 domain-containing protein, protein MKNLETKWAIRLLNEHENICWQHGINLTTPVINISSGKQTYGYWSPRHRTISISRHLIKTEPWDIVLEVLKHEMAHQYVTDFYNDADKHGNYFKKACKKLGVHPAFVTNKDYAAKLEDFKGKLPSDAKRMLTKVEKLMALGQSSNEAEAQAASRKANYLLNKYNLQRVENDNPEIKYHTICHKKKRIESIQQAIMSVLQKYYYVSCISSYTYDFQDDAEYRSVVIVGKKEAIKVAEYVYHFLFDTAQTLWQEYRKKHKAGRDDKVSFDMGFIKGIENNHEKMLESSQIELNDDRRLPVSTVKALVEQNRIKNQVEVSRIFPKRTKQYYGKHRPSSSAYKNGFKNGKNTHIKKGVATRGEGISGFLGSSGKG, encoded by the coding sequence ATGAAAAATCTTGAAACCAAATGGGCGATAAGGCTTCTTAATGAACATGAGAATATATGTTGGCAACATGGCATCAACCTTACAACTCCGGTAATCAATATATCTTCCGGCAAACAGACGTATGGTTATTGGAGTCCCCGGCATAGGACGATTTCGATTTCAAGGCATCTTATCAAGACGGAACCATGGGATATCGTGTTGGAAGTCCTGAAACATGAAATGGCACACCAATATGTTACTGACTTTTATAATGATGCCGATAAACATGGAAACTACTTTAAGAAAGCATGCAAAAAATTAGGCGTTCACCCAGCCTTTGTTACAAACAAAGACTATGCTGCAAAGCTGGAGGATTTCAAAGGCAAGTTACCCTCTGATGCGAAAAGGATGTTAACGAAAGTTGAGAAGCTTATGGCCCTTGGGCAGTCCAGTAACGAAGCAGAGGCCCAGGCAGCTTCTAGAAAAGCCAACTATCTGTTAAACAAATATAACCTTCAAAGGGTCGAAAATGATAATCCGGAAATAAAATATCACACGATTTGCCATAAGAAAAAGCGCATTGAAAGTATCCAGCAAGCGATCATGTCTGTCTTGCAGAAATATTATTATGTTTCCTGTATATCATCCTACACCTATGATTTCCAAGATGATGCCGAATATAGAAGTGTTGTCATCGTGGGGAAAAAAGAGGCGATCAAGGTAGCTGAATATGTTTATCATTTCCTATTTGATACAGCTCAGACCCTTTGGCAGGAATATCGAAAGAAACATAAGGCCGGACGAGATGATAAAGTTTCTTTCGATATGGGTTTCATTAAAGGGATTGAGAATAATCATGAAAAAATGCTTGAAAGCTCTCAGATTGAATTAAACGATGATAGACGTTTGCCTGTAAGCACGGTAAAAGCATTGGTAGAACAAAATCGCATTAAGAATCAAGTTGAAGTGTCTCGAATTTTCCCCAAAAGAACCAAACAATATTATGGTAAACATCGACCTTCATCGAGTGCATACAAGAACGGCTTTAAGAACGGGAAGAATACGCATATAAAGAAAGGGGTGGCCACTCGTGGAGAAGGGATCTCAGGTTTTTTGGGTTCAAGTGGCAAAGGTTAA